Sequence from the Bacillus mesophilus genome:
GAAAACGCTCCTGATATAATAATCGTTTTCAACCAAGCGCCTCTTTGCATAACCTGAAACCCGACTGTTAAAAAGAGGAATGTTGTAATTACATAACCTAGTAATTCTAACAACGCAGCATATAAAATTGCTGCCCCAAATATCATTAGAAATCTGACATAATCGGGCTTGACCTGCCCTCTTTCCTTAGTTTGATATCGAAAAGTTTCATAAAAAAGCCTTAGGCTTAATAACACTAATAAGATCCCGAGAATCTTAGGGAACATATCTGGACCCACATTACTTCCGTATGAACTCGCCGATATTTGGTAGCTCTCAAAAATAAATCCAGCTCCTATTATGAAGAAGAGGAAACTTGTATACCGATCAAAGGTTTTGCTCATATCAACTGACCTCCTAGTAAAAAGTATGGAGAAGAGGGACTCTTCTCCATAAGGCAAACCTATTTTTGCATATCAAGTGCAGTTAATAATTCAGTGATTACTTCATCTTGTTTTTCCAAGAATACTTTGAAATCTGCAGCGTTTTTATATTCACTTTCCCAACCATTTGCTTGAAGCTCTTGTAACCAAGTCTCATTCGTAGAAAGTTCATCCAACTTCCCTTGCCAGAACGCTAATTCTGCTTCACTCATTTCTTTTGGTCCAAATAAACCTCTCCAAATCGTGAAATCTGCGTCAACTCCAGCTTCTTTAAAAGTAGGGACATCAGCCAAATCACCACTTAAGCGCTCTGTTGAACTAACTGCAAGAACACGTACTTTTCCAGCCTTCACATACTCGCCT
This genomic interval carries:
- a CDS encoding tripartite tricarboxylate transporter TctB family protein, producing MSKTFDRYTSFLFFIIGAGFIFESYQISASSYGSNVGPDMFPKILGILLVLLSLRLFYETFRYQTKERGQVKPDYVRFLMIFGAAILYAALLELLGYVITTFLFLTVGFQVMQRGAWLKTIIISGAFSIGVYYLFVEVLQGSLPGFPTWFLG